In the Halococcus agarilyticus genome, TGTCTAACTCCTCAATCTGATCGATTCCCGTCGCCGAAGAGAACGCCTTGTGGCCATACGACTCTACCAAGTTTCGTATTGGTGACTGAGCGAACAAACCTGAGAGCCAGCCACGAGAGGGATATCGCCTCCACCACCAACACCAGAGTTGGAAGGGTCGCCATACCACAAATTTATTTACGTGGTCGGCGAATTTCTCGTGCATGAACGTCCTCGTCACCGGTGCATACGGACGGTGTGGTACCGCGATAATCGACTATCTGCATGGACTGTCGGACTACCACTTCACGTTCTTGAATCGCTCCGATCGACCGGCAGACCATCGGTACGGAGAGTTCGATACGTACGTCGCCGACATCACGAACTACGAGGCGATCCGACCCGTGTTTGACGGGCAAGACGCCGTCGTCCACCTCGCAGCCTACCCCTATGTCGACGGCGATTGGACGGATGTCTTCGAACCGAACGTCACCGGGATGTACAACGTGCTCGAAGCGACACGGGAAGCTGAGATCGAATCGTTCGTATTCGGATCGACAAATCACGTACAGGGAATGTACGAAGAAGAATACGCGCCGGAACTGTATCAGACAGACTACCCTCTCAGGATCGACCACACAGACCCTGTCCGACCTGATTCGTTCTACGGGGCGACAAAATCTTTCGGCGAGGATCTCGGCCGATACTACGTCGAATCGAATGAGTGGCCCACACGGTTCTACGCCCTCCGGATCTGTTCGGTGCTCGGCGACGGGTCCGATACTCCCTATGCTCCCGCTGAGGAGCGAGTCGAATCCGGCGATCTCAGCCGCGATAGTGAGGAGTATCAACAACTGGTCATGCGAATGAAGGCTATGTGGCAATCCCGCCGTGATTTTGCCCACCTCATCGACTGCTGCCTCAGCGACAACGATGTTACGTACGGTATCTTCAATGGGGTCAGCGATAACGACCGTCGGTGGTTTTCGATCCAGAACGTCCGCAACCGACTCGGATACCGACCACAGGACAACGGCGAGGAATGCGATCGGCCATCGACTCCAGCCGATGACGGTCAGTCATAACTGGCACCATCACTCAAAAACACTGATCGTTAGAGCGACTCTCGTTGAGAAGCAGCATCCCCGTCGAGTCAACACCGGTTTTCGGATCTTGTGCTTGTCGGAAACAATATAGCGATCCGTAGAAGTCTTCGCATCTTACGGCGTGTAAAGAGGAGTATGAGCAGTTGGAGCGAGAATTTAGATGGAGTAGACGCAGAGCAGTTGCGCCAGCAATTGCGCACAGAAACCGACCCGAAGACGGTCAAACGACTGGCCGTTGCCCTTCTCTACGCTGACGGATTCGCTCCCAACCAGATCGAGCAACTGCTCGGAGTCCCTGTACAGACCGCATAAGACTGGTTAGGTGTAGTCGCCGAGCGCGGTGACCTCGCGCTCGGCGACGGCCCACGATCGGGACGCCTATCATATCTCATCCGAGCAACGGAATGAATTGACGGACGTCGACACGCCAGCCTGGCGACCACCATTCGTCTGCGAATACATCGCCGACACCTTCGGTGTCAAACCGAATATTGAGAGGTTTACAGTAAGTTAATACGTCCTCGACTGCCCGGTACGGACATGGAGGTCAGATCGATCGACGCGATCCCGCTGGAACACTCGCTCGAAACGGGTCGCAAGTTCGGTGGCACGCGCGGGCAGACCGGCACACGAACGACCGCTCTCGTCCGCGTCGAAACCGCGGACGGAACGGTAGGCTGGGGGGAAGCGTTCGCCCCACCGCGTTCCGTTGCAACGCTGGTTAAAGAGACGATCGCCGATTCGATCGTTGGCGCGGAGCCGATCGTCGCCGAGTCGCTCGCCGAGCGAGTGTACACCGGGGACATCGGTGGCTATCACTTCGGCCGCGGTGGGTTCGCTCAGGCCGCACTCAGTGGCGTCGAGATTGCACTCTGGGACCTGCGCGGCAAGGAACAGGGGGCTCCGGTTCACGAACTCCTTGGGGGAGAGCGGACTGAGTCGCTAGTGCCCTACGCCTCGACTATGTACATCACCGAGTGGGGCGAAGACCCCGCGGAGCCGATGGCAGCGGCCGTCGACGAGGAGTTTGCCGCGGCGAAGATCAAGATCGGACGGGGCATCGAAGACGACGTCCATCGAACCGCGACCGCGCGCGAGCACCTCGGCGACGAAGCCCACCTGATGGTGGATTACAACGGCAACTACACGCCGGCGCAGGCGATCCGATCGATCCAAGCCCTTTCGGAGTACGACATCACGTGGGCCGAGGAGCCGGTGCCTCCGGAGAACTACTCGGGGTACCGCGAGATCCAGCGCCACGTCGACACGCCGCTCGCTGCGGGCGAGGCCCACTTCGGCCGGTTCGAGTTCAAGCGCCTTGTGGACGAGCGGTGTGTCGACGTGATCCAGCCCAACCTCGGCCGGTGTGGCGGGTTCGCCGAGGCGCGCTTTCTCGCCAAACTGGCGACCACCGAGAACGTCGCCGTCCGGCCACACGTCTGGAACAGCGCCGTCGGGACGACTGCGGCCGTCCAGTTCGCGGCCAGCCTCTCGACGTACCCACACAACCCCGATACCGTGCCCGAACCGGTGTTGTTCGAGTTCGACCGGAGCGAGAATCCCCTTCGGGAGGAGCTGCTCGTGGACCCGCTCGACCCGACCGGTGGGTCCCTGGAGGTCCCACAGGAACCCGGACTCGGCGTGACCGTCGACGAGAACGCCGTCGAGCAGTATCGGGTCGACTAATCGGGCACGGACCGGTTCGATCCGGAGGAGGGTTCGATCGGGCGGAGCGTTCCAGTTGCCACCGTTGTCGTGCAGGTCGTAACCAATCCGCGTGCGGGCGTGTTCGAGGTCGAACCACCGGCTTCGGTTGTCACTCACGCCGCTGAAGATCCTGAACTCGACGACGACACCATCGAGTTCGGCGACGATGACCGAGCGCGCAGTATCCAGGTACTGCTTCGTCCGCTCAAAGAGCCCCAGAACGAGTCTGGGGCAGCGAACGCAGTGGCTGGGGCGAACAACGTCCCGGTAGTCAAACACGGCCTTGATCTCGCAGGAACCGTCGATGGTTCGGCTTGCACCCCGTTCTCGGGGCTCTCGGCAGCGGACGAACGGTTTCCGACGATGATGGATCTATATCATAGGCCCCGAAATCGTCCGACAGAGCGTGTTCGGCGCGCAATCGCTTCGCGCCTGTCCCGTGGTCTCCGTTACGATCCCGCATCTTCCACTGAGTCGTCCCACCCTCGCTCCGGCAGCGTATCTCACGCCTTGTCGTACCGGAACTCTGTCCACGCACCCTCCACGAACGGATACTCCTCCACGACGTCGAGATTGACGTCGATGCCGAGACCAGGCCCCTCGGGGACGGCGAGGCGGCCGTCGGTGATCTCCGGCTCTCCATCGAGCAAGTCGAACGCGAGGTCGAAGGGGTACATTCCGGGATCGGGATCGGCCGCAAGCGCGGGATCGTTCTCGAACACGGGGTACTCCAGCAGCGAGACCTCGGGGGCAGCCGCGACGAGGTGGGCGTTCGCCACGAGGCCGAGCCACGTCCCGAAGTTGTGCGGGACGAACTCCATGTCGCGGCCTCGGCAGTGCTCGATGGCCTCCTGACAACCCGAGAAGCCCTCGTGGTGGCGCACGTCGCCCTGCAGGAAATCCACCGCGCCGGTCTCGGCCAGATCGATCAGGCCCGCGAACGAGGGTTCACTCTCGCCGCCGGCGAGGGCCGCACCGGTCTCGGCCAGTTCGACGTACCCCTCGTAGTCGTCGGGTTCGACAGGCTCTTCGACCCAGTGGGCCCCGTGGTCAGCGGCGTAAGCGACCAATTCGCGTACGGTTTCAGGGTCGTAGCTCTCACGGAGCTTCCACCACGTGTGCGAGTCCAGCATGAACGCCATGTCGGTGAGCGCATCGGCCAATCGCTTGACGACCTCGCGGTCGCGAGCGGGACCGATTCCCGGTCGATACTTGTAGCCGGTGAAACCGAGGTCCTCGAGAACCAAGGCCTGGTCGACGTAGCCTTCGGGCTCCATATACATCCCCGCGCTGGCGTACAGCGGGAGATGGGTGGTCGATTGGGTACCGTACTCCTCGGCGAGCAACTCATGGACCGGCGCGCCAAGTTCCTTGCCCCGAAGATCATAGAGCGCCACGTCGATCGCCGAAATGGCTTCGCGCTGGAGCCGGGCCGGGAGGTCGGTCTTGCGGAGACGAGCGTGGGCCGCCGGGATTTCCTCGATCGTTTCGCCGACGAGCGCGTCGGCGACCGGACCGTTCACGACCTCTCCGAAAGTCCCTAGAGAATCGTCCTCGAAGAACTCTCGCATCGCGGAACTGCTTGCGCCCGCCGTGGCGAACCCCTGGCGTCCATCTGCCGTCTCGACGACGACCAGTACGACGTCGCGTTTTCGTAGCCGGCGCGAGCCCCCGTGGAACCGTCGCTCCTGGGGCGGGTCGATTGGCGAAGAGAGTGCGTGTCCCTGCACGTCAGTGATCCGCATGGAAAGGGCAACCCGCTCGGGTGTAATAAACCACGCGTTCGGAGCGATCGGAACGGGTAGTTCAAGTCAGGAGAATTTGGTGTACAACTCGATAACGTTAGCTGCGTGGGCTGGACGTGTTCGGAGGAGTACCGTGAAAGCGGTCGGCGGTGAACCGGTTCGACGGTAGTGTTCAGATACGCTGGTTCCATACGAAGGCGAACGACCGCAACCACTCGTCAGCAGTTTCTACATTGGTGTGTCTGAAACAGTTCGAGAACGAGGAAGTGCGTCGTCTTACCTCACGGAAGACACGTTCGACGGCGTTCCGATTTCCGTGGCGTTCGTAACGGAAATCGAGGCCGTGTCGACGGCAGGCTTCGTGTAGTGGTATCGCACCGTCGACGAGGAACGTGGCATCTGTCGACGTGGTGTTTTTCGCGGAGTTCGGCGAAGAATCTGTGAACAAGAGCGTTGTTTCTGGTTGCTTCGAGCTTCGTGTGCAGCAGTTCGTTCGAGTCGGGGTCGACCGCGACGTACAGCTAGTAGCGCTCGTCGTCGAGTTGGATCACGGTCTCGTCGACCGTGACGTGATCCAGTGTCTTGCCGGATTCGGGCTGTAATTCCGCGCCTTGTGAACCCAGTTGTAGATCGTCGATCGAGCGCGGATAACGCCAAACATTTCGAGAATTGAGACAGTATTCGAAAGCGAAAGACCGGCGAGATGTAGCTGAACGTTTGGATCCATCAACAGTCACGGCGTTGCTTCTCGCCCCACAGAATCTAACTCGATCTCGTCCAAACAACCGTCGAGGCCGGTGGATTTCTGCATGAGACACTGAAATTCCACCGCGCCTCACGTTTCAGCCTTATCTGAACACTATCACGAACCTCCGCTGATCACGAATTCACTCCCGAGGTGCGCTCAACCGGGTCACTCCAATTGAGAGGCACGCCGATCTGTGAGATGGAAGGATTTACCACGATCGCATGGCGATGTTCAGCCGGTATGTCCACTGCCCATTCGTCTTTAGCTAAGTGTAGCTTCAACCGTGAACTATCCAGCGTACCGTAAATTGGCTTGTTGATCGTTCATGCCCCCCAGAGGGTTACACAACAATCACAGTTAGCGATAGCTTGGCCGCAAAGCTCACTCGGATCATGGTGTCATGATTGCTTTATACACGCTGAAACAATCAAGTACGCGGCGCTGTCTAGTTAAGAGTGAGCAGGTCAAAGAGCTGGTTGTCTATGCCACTCAGCGACCTGCTCGATGAAGCGTTAGGAACGGTAGATACTGACTGTTGGGACCGAGAGCGGACGGCGACGCCCGTCAGCGTTCGCCGTCCGACTCCATTCAGCGGGGCTCTCGCTCCGGGAAACCGTGGCGATTCTCGATCTCCTCGGCGTTGACCGCTCGCACGGAGCGGTCTGGGACTGGACGCACCGCCTCGCAGACGATCAGGATG is a window encoding:
- a CDS encoding mandelate racemase/muconate lactonizing enzyme family protein; protein product: MRITDVQGHALSSPIDPPQERRFHGGSRRLRKRDVVLVVVETADGRQGFATAGASSSAMREFFEDDSLGTFGEVVNGPVADALVGETIEEIPAAHARLRKTDLPARLQREAISAIDVALYDLRGKELGAPVHELLAEEYGTQSTTHLPLYASAGMYMEPEGYVDQALVLEDLGFTGYKYRPGIGPARDREVVKRLADALTDMAFMLDSHTWWKLRESYDPETVRELVAYAADHGAHWVEEPVEPDDYEGYVELAETGAALAGGESEPSFAGLIDLAETGAVDFLQGDVRHHEGFSGCQEAIEHCRGRDMEFVPHNFGTWLGLVANAHLVAAAPEVSLLEYPVFENDPALAADPDPGMYPFDLAFDLLDGEPEITDGRLAVPEGPGLGIDVNLDVVEEYPFVEGAWTEFRYDKA
- a CDS encoding NAD-dependent epimerase/dehydratase family protein, translating into MNVLVTGAYGRCGTAIIDYLHGLSDYHFTFLNRSDRPADHRYGEFDTYVADITNYEAIRPVFDGQDAVVHLAAYPYVDGDWTDVFEPNVTGMYNVLEATREAEIESFVFGSTNHVQGMYEEEYAPELYQTDYPLRIDHTDPVRPDSFYGATKSFGEDLGRYYVESNEWPTRFYALRICSVLGDGSDTPYAPAEERVESGDLSRDSEEYQQLVMRMKAMWQSRRDFAHLIDCCLSDNDVTYGIFNGVSDNDRRWFSIQNVRNRLGYRPQDNGEECDRPSTPADDGQS
- a CDS encoding mandelate racemase/muconate lactonizing enzyme family protein; the protein is MEVRSIDAIPLEHSLETGRKFGGTRGQTGTRTTALVRVETADGTVGWGEAFAPPRSVATLVKETIADSIVGAEPIVAESLAERVYTGDIGGYHFGRGGFAQAALSGVEIALWDLRGKEQGAPVHELLGGERTESLVPYASTMYITEWGEDPAEPMAAAVDEEFAAAKIKIGRGIEDDVHRTATAREHLGDEAHLMVDYNGNYTPAQAIRSIQALSEYDITWAEEPVPPENYSGYREIQRHVDTPLAAGEAHFGRFEFKRLVDERCVDVIQPNLGRCGGFAEARFLAKLATTENVAVRPHVWNSAVGTTAAVQFAASLSTYPHNPDTVPEPVLFEFDRSENPLREELLVDPLDPTGGSLEVPQEPGLGVTVDENAVEQYRVD